A genomic segment from Roseofilum reptotaenium CS-1145 encodes:
- the secA gene encoding preprotein translocase subunit SecA produces MLKNLFGDPNTRKLKKYQPFVSDISLYEEDIQGLSDDELRGKTAEFKQSLEKAGSEQAQKDLLDDILPEAFAVVREAGKRVLGMRHYDVQMIGGMVLHDGQIAEMKTGEGKTLVATLPAYLNALTGKGVHVITVNDYLARRDAEWMGQVHRFLGLSVGLIQQNMPPSERRKNYNCDITYATNSEVGFDYLRDNMASSMAEVVQRPFNFCIIDEVDSVLVDEARTPLIISGQVDRPSEKYIRAAQLAQGLVALDEESGNGHYEVDEKARNVLLTDDGYIASEEFLQVADLFNPDDPWAHFVFNAIKAKELFIKDVNYIVRDDEIVIVDEFTGRVMPGRRWSDGLHQAIEAKEHVEIQPETQTLASITYQNFFLLYPKLSGMTGTAKTEEAEFEKIYNLEVTIVPTNRPTGRKDMADVVYKTEEAKWKAVAQECSELYQEGRPILVGTTSVEKSEVLSELLSGLSVPHQLLNAKPENVERESEIVAQAGRKGGVTIATNMAGRGTDIILGGNSDYMARLKLREYFMPRIVKPEDEDGLGVQKVAGTGKRKAAQGFSLDKKVKTWKVSPKIFPTELSASTQAKLKEVVDFAVAEYGERSLPELTAEDKVAVAAEKAPTNDSVIQKLREVFNLIRSEYEELTDQEHDEVINLGGLFVIGTERHDSRRIDNQLRGRAGRQGDPGTTKFFLSLQDNLLRIFGGDRVAGLMGMFKVEEDMPIESGMLTRSLEGAQKKVETYYYDIRKQVFEYDEVMNNQRRAIYAERRRVLEGQDLKEQVIAYAERTMDDIVEAYVNPELPAEEWDLGQLVSKVQEFVYLLRDLQPQQLQDLSFAEMKTFLHEQVRIAYDLKEAEVDQIQAGLMRQAERFFILQQIDTLWREHLQQMDALRESVGLRGYGQKDPLIEYKSEGYELFLEMMISIRRNVVYSLFQFQPQGQPKAAAQQETV; encoded by the coding sequence ATGCTGAAAAACCTGTTTGGTGATCCCAACACCCGCAAACTCAAAAAATATCAGCCCTTCGTTTCTGACATCAGCCTCTACGAAGAAGACATTCAAGGTCTATCGGACGACGAATTGAGGGGCAAAACCGCAGAATTTAAGCAAAGTTTGGAAAAAGCGGGTTCTGAGCAAGCTCAAAAAGACTTACTTGATGACATCCTTCCCGAAGCATTCGCCGTTGTGCGCGAAGCTGGCAAGCGCGTCTTGGGGATGCGCCACTACGATGTACAAATGATTGGGGGGATGGTCCTCCACGATGGCCAGATTGCAGAAATGAAAACCGGGGAAGGAAAAACCCTGGTGGCTACGCTTCCAGCTTACTTAAACGCCCTCACCGGAAAAGGAGTTCATGTTATTACCGTCAACGACTACCTGGCCCGTCGGGACGCAGAATGGATGGGGCAAGTCCATCGATTCCTGGGATTAAGCGTGGGCTTGATTCAACAGAATATGCCCCCCTCAGAACGCCGCAAAAACTATAACTGTGATATTACCTACGCGACTAACTCCGAAGTCGGATTTGATTATCTGCGCGATAATATGGCTTCTTCCATGGCTGAAGTGGTGCAGCGGCCGTTTAATTTCTGCATTATTGACGAAGTAGATTCGGTCTTAGTTGATGAAGCACGAACTCCTCTGATTATTTCAGGTCAAGTAGACCGGCCCAGTGAAAAATATATTAGAGCGGCTCAACTGGCCCAAGGTTTAGTTGCCTTAGATGAGGAAAGTGGTAATGGCCATTATGAAGTCGATGAAAAGGCCCGTAATGTACTGTTAACCGATGACGGGTATATTGCCTCTGAAGAATTTTTACAAGTTGCCGACTTATTTAACCCAGATGACCCTTGGGCCCATTTTGTATTTAATGCGATTAAGGCCAAGGAGTTGTTTATTAAGGATGTTAACTATATTGTCCGGGACGATGAAATTGTCATTGTGGATGAGTTTACCGGTCGCGTAATGCCGGGTCGTCGCTGGAGTGATGGACTACATCAGGCCATTGAGGCGAAGGAGCATGTGGAGATTCAGCCAGAAACCCAAACCTTGGCTAGCATTACCTATCAGAATTTCTTTTTGCTCTATCCCAAGTTATCGGGAATGACGGGAACAGCAAAAACAGAGGAAGCAGAATTTGAGAAGATTTATAACTTAGAGGTGACCATCGTTCCCACCAACCGGCCGACAGGGCGTAAAGACATGGCCGATGTGGTGTATAAAACAGAGGAAGCGAAGTGGAAAGCAGTAGCACAAGAGTGTTCTGAACTTTACCAAGAAGGTCGGCCGATTCTGGTGGGAACCACGAGTGTGGAGAAGTCGGAGGTCTTGTCAGAGCTGTTGAGCGGGTTGAGTGTGCCCCATCAGTTACTCAATGCGAAGCCGGAGAATGTGGAGCGGGAATCGGAAATTGTGGCGCAAGCCGGGCGCAAAGGGGGAGTTACCATTGCCACGAACATGGCAGGACGGGGGACAGATATTATACTCGGTGGTAACTCGGATTATATGGCCCGGTTGAAGTTGCGGGAGTATTTTATGCCCCGAATTGTGAAGCCGGAAGATGAGGATGGCTTGGGCGTGCAGAAAGTGGCGGGTACGGGTAAACGGAAGGCTGCCCAAGGGTTTAGTTTAGATAAGAAGGTGAAAACTTGGAAGGTGTCCCCGAAGATTTTCCCCACGGAGTTGTCGGCGAGTACCCAAGCTAAATTGAAAGAAGTTGTTGATTTTGCCGTAGCAGAGTATGGGGAGCGCTCTTTACCGGAATTGACGGCTGAGGATAAGGTAGCGGTAGCCGCAGAAAAAGCGCCGACCAATGACTCGGTGATTCAAAAGCTGCGGGAAGTGTTTAATCTCATTCGCTCGGAATATGAGGAATTGACTGACCAAGAACATGACGAGGTGATTAACCTCGGTGGTTTGTTTGTCATTGGTACAGAGCGCCATGATTCCCGACGTATTGATAATCAGCTCCGAGGTCGTGCGGGTCGTCAAGGTGACCCTGGAACGACGAAGTTTTTCCTCAGCTTACAGGATAACTTGCTGCGGATTTTTGGGGGCGATCGCGTTGCCGGTCTGATGGGGATGTTCAAAGTGGAAGAAGATATGCCCATTGAGTCAGGAATGCTCACCCGTTCCCTGGAAGGAGCGCAGAAGAAAGTCGAAACCTACTACTACGATATCCGCAAGCAGGTGTTTGAATATGACGAGGTGATGAATAACCAGCGCCGAGCCATTTATGCCGAGCGTCGCCGCGTCTTGGAAGGACAAGACTTGAAGGAACAGGTGATAGCCTATGCGGAACGAACTATGGACGATATTGTTGAAGCCTATGTTAACCCAGAACTACCCGCCGAAGAATGGGATTTGGGCCAACTGGTGAGTAAAGTCCAAGAGTTTGTCTATCTACTCAGAGACTTGCAACCTCAACAACTCCAAGACCTGAGTTTTGCGGAGATGAAAACCTTCTTGCACGAACAAGTCCGCATTGCTTACGACTTGAAAGAAGCGGAAGTAGACCAAATTCAAGCGGGGTTAATGCGTCAAGCAGAACGGTTCTTTATTCTCCAGCAAATTGATACCCTTTGGCGGGAACATCTCCAACAAATGGATGCCTTGCGAGAGTCTGTGGGACTGCGCGGTTATGGACAAAAAGACCCGTTGATTGAGTATAAGAGTGAAGGCTATGAACTATTCTTAGAGATGATGATTTCCATTCGCCGGAATGTGGTTTATTCTCTGTTCCAGTTCCAACCCCAAGGACAACCCAAAGCAGCCGCTCAACAGGAAACCGTGTAG
- a CDS encoding DMT family transporter: MNLLNRLPGRIYLILATLIFAASSSVTRQIINLGEQHLINGRNPISFCNVLLVGNIWALIILVLLYRQEIQTHPWKKLKSKDWGFLSLIALLSGALGPALIFSALDQTSVSNVILIGRIEPPLTLALSVLFLKERVNLWVIAGAILGFIGVGLTVLIAPASDSMVEMATFEIGVGELLVIAGAVATAIATIISKITLQHISLGFFSLYRTTLGTLIFFMIVVKLFGWSHFTDVFAPVIWQWMLIYSAIIVVGGQFFWLKGLKLSNASEVSLVNAFSPLAAIVFAYLIVREVPTFGQYIGGSVIAIAIIINQIGLNRLSPPPSPKPLSASGLDRSVGFKGM; the protein is encoded by the coding sequence ATGAATCTCCTCAATCGCCTTCCAGGACGCATTTATTTAATCTTAGCAACCCTGATTTTTGCTGCCTCCAGTTCAGTCACCCGCCAAATCATCAACTTAGGAGAACAACACCTGATTAACGGTCGAAATCCTATCTCTTTTTGTAATGTCTTATTGGTCGGCAATATTTGGGCATTGATTATTTTAGTTCTGCTCTATCGTCAAGAAATCCAGACCCATCCCTGGAAAAAACTGAAGAGCAAAGATTGGGGATTCTTAAGCCTGATTGCCCTATTATCAGGAGCATTAGGACCAGCCCTGATATTTTCGGCTCTAGATCAAACCAGCGTCAGTAATGTAATCTTGATTGGCAGAATTGAACCGCCACTGACGTTAGCCTTATCTGTTCTATTTCTCAAAGAACGAGTCAATCTTTGGGTGATTGCTGGGGCTATCCTGGGCTTTATCGGAGTTGGGTTAACCGTACTCATTGCGCCTGCTTCAGATTCCATGGTGGAAATGGCAACATTCGAGATTGGAGTTGGAGAATTGTTAGTGATTGCTGGAGCGGTAGCCACGGCGATCGCAACTATAATCAGTAAAATTACCCTACAACACATTTCTCTCGGTTTTTTTAGCCTCTATCGCACCACCCTAGGAACCCTAATTTTCTTCATGATCGTAGTCAAACTCTTTGGTTGGTCTCATTTTACCGATGTTTTTGCCCCTGTAATTTGGCAATGGATGTTAATCTACAGTGCCATCATCGTGGTTGGCGGACAATTTTTTTGGCTCAAAGGCCTCAAACTCAGCAATGCGTCCGAAGTCTCCCTCGTGAATGCCTTCAGTCCCCTAGCTGCGATAGTCTTTGCCTATCTCATTGTCAGAGAAGTTCCCACCTTCGGCCAGTATATCGGCGGCTCAGTCATTGCGATCGCCATCATTATCAACCAAATCGGCCTTAATCGTCTCTCTCCTCCCCCTTCTCCCAAACCCCTATCCGCTTCTGGACTAGACCGCTCCGTTGGCTTTAAAGGCATGTAA
- a CDS encoding LysR family transcriptional regulator, giving the protein MRLEQLQAFLSVARTGNFQQAAHECGVTQSTISRQIQGLEADLGMALFHRSSIAKLTVGGAALLPHARRICQEWQTAQQEISELLAGKQQELCVAAIPSLCSYGLPLVLQRFCWSHPDVQLRVTALGSDRALKVLKDGLVDLALVMQNRFLTTSAELVVDPLFEETIAVLMAADHPLCQEQGLSWEAISHYPQVLFKDGYGMQRLVHEQFSKHNLHYRVVLELNTLDAFRGVIRQGEFLAILPESAIRLACEDPGVISCPLQPSVHDGGKPLTRNVVLVTTKDRLQIPPIEKFRTLALECIPPQFARQATIASGR; this is encoded by the coding sequence ATGCGTTTAGAGCAATTACAAGCATTTTTATCCGTTGCTAGAACTGGAAACTTTCAACAGGCAGCCCATGAGTGTGGGGTCACTCAATCAACGATTAGCCGACAAATTCAAGGATTAGAGGCAGATCTGGGAATGGCTTTATTTCATCGTTCTTCGATCGCCAAATTGACAGTGGGTGGAGCCGCTCTACTTCCCCATGCTCGACGCATTTGCCAAGAATGGCAAACGGCTCAACAGGAAATCTCGGAACTCTTAGCAGGAAAGCAACAGGAACTGTGTGTTGCAGCCATTCCTTCCCTTTGTTCGTATGGTTTACCCCTCGTTTTACAGCGATTTTGTTGGTCTCATCCAGATGTTCAGTTACGAGTAACAGCTTTAGGGAGCGATCGCGCCTTGAAAGTGCTTAAAGATGGTTTAGTAGACTTAGCGCTCGTTATGCAAAATCGTTTTTTAACCACTAGTGCTGAGTTAGTGGTCGATCCCCTCTTTGAAGAAACTATTGCTGTGTTAATGGCAGCCGATCATCCTTTATGTCAAGAACAAGGGTTATCTTGGGAAGCGATTTCCCACTATCCGCAAGTGCTATTTAAGGATGGATATGGAATGCAACGACTGGTTCATGAGCAGTTTAGCAAACACAATCTTCACTATCGAGTCGTTTTAGAACTGAATACCTTAGACGCTTTTCGAGGTGTGATTCGCCAAGGAGAATTCCTGGCTATTTTACCTGAATCAGCAATAAGATTAGCCTGTGAAGATCCCGGCGTGATTTCCTGTCCCCTACAACCGAGTGTTCATGATGGGGGAAAACCTCTAACGCGTAATGTGGTGTTAGTCACCACTAAAGATCGGCTGCAAATTCCCCCTATTGAAAAGTTTCGTACCTTAGCCCTAGAATGTATTCCGCCTCAATTTGCTCGACAAGCGACAATCGCAAGTGGAAGATAA
- a CDS encoding anthranilate phosphoribosyltransferase family protein: MSHSFRELLKKVGSGPHTGKLLTRTESAQAARQMLLQEATPAQIGAFMIAHRMRRPTPEELAGILDTYDELGQKLSPRQDGEKVVVLGIPYDGRSRLVPVNIITVLMLNTVGIPVILHGGTRMPSKYGIPLIELWKGLGVNWESLSLDQTQEIFNQTGLGFVYLPQHFPRADSLVSFREEIGKRPPFATIELMWCPYSGPVHLMTGYVHPPTETLFKKTLALRGIEQLTTIKGLEGSCDLPLSRTAITGLSGDRSVEISGTEKPEIALERFCINCRDYGLTPSDLSLESEEMAIASLNAILDHQPTPLLNSAIWNGGFYLWRCGYCDSVETGLSMAKDLLSGDQIAKTLDNLRKRVNP, translated from the coding sequence ATGAGTCATTCTTTCCGAGAACTGTTAAAAAAAGTAGGGAGTGGCCCCCATACTGGAAAACTACTCACTCGCACAGAGTCGGCGCAAGCCGCACGACAGATGCTACTTCAAGAAGCCACACCTGCTCAAATTGGTGCATTTATGATTGCTCACCGAATGAGACGACCGACACCAGAAGAGTTAGCTGGAATTTTGGATACTTATGACGAGTTGGGTCAAAAATTAAGTCCACGTCAGGACGGAGAAAAGGTAGTGGTTCTGGGAATTCCCTACGATGGGCGATCGCGCTTAGTTCCAGTCAATATCATTACCGTCCTCATGCTCAACACCGTGGGTATCCCCGTGATTCTCCATGGAGGAACTCGGATGCCCAGTAAATATGGCATTCCCCTGATTGAGCTGTGGAAAGGCTTAGGCGTAAATTGGGAATCACTTTCCCTAGATCAAACTCAGGAGATTTTTAACCAAACGGGTTTAGGATTTGTTTATCTACCTCAGCATTTTCCGAGAGCTGATAGTTTAGTTTCATTCCGGGAAGAAATTGGTAAACGGCCGCCTTTCGCAACCATTGAACTGATGTGGTGTCCCTATTCTGGGCCCGTTCATCTAATGACTGGGTACGTGCATCCTCCGACAGAAACCCTATTTAAAAAAACTTTGGCTCTACGTGGGATTGAGCAACTGACGACCATCAAAGGCTTAGAAGGAAGTTGCGATCTCCCTCTGTCTCGGACTGCTATTACCGGACTCAGTGGCGATCGCTCTGTTGAGATTTCAGGGACTGAGAAGCCAGAAATTGCTCTCGAACGCTTCTGTATAAACTGTCGAGACTATGGATTGACTCCATCCGACCTGTCCTTAGAATCAGAAGAGATGGCGATCGCTTCCCTAAATGCCATTTTAGACCATCAGCCCACCCCTCTCTTAAACTCTGCAATCTGGAATGGTGGATTTTATCTCTGGCGCTGTGGGTATTGTGATAGCGTAGAGACGGGTTTATCCATGGCGAAAGATCTCCTCTCTGGAGACCAGATCGCTAAAACTCTGGATAACCTGCGTAAACGGGTCAATCCTTAA
- a CDS encoding universal stress protein, with product MKKIVVALDFSDQTSEILAHAQTFAQIFQSKLWLIHVADPEPEFIGMSTGPQDQRDRLAEIYKNEHHHIQEEAKLLRDQGFETVGLLVQGQTVPALLKEAEKLGADLIIVGSHGRSGLQKFLLGSVSQEILPKAPCPVLVIPPKEELAQ from the coding sequence ATGAAAAAGATAGTTGTTGCCCTAGATTTTTCTGACCAAACCTCTGAAATTCTCGCCCATGCTCAGACTTTTGCCCAAATCTTCCAGAGCAAGCTATGGCTCATTCATGTGGCCGATCCAGAACCAGAATTTATCGGTATGTCCACCGGACCTCAAGATCAAAGAGACCGTCTGGCCGAAATCTACAAAAATGAACATCATCACATTCAAGAAGAAGCTAAATTGCTACGGGATCAAGGATTTGAGACAGTGGGGTTATTAGTTCAAGGCCAGACTGTGCCAGCCTTGTTAAAAGAGGCAGAAAAATTAGGCGCTGATTTAATTATTGTCGGTTCCCATGGGCGCAGTGGTCTGCAAAAATTTCTCTTAGGGAGTGTGAGCCAGGAAATTTTGCCTAAAGCTCCCTGTCCAGTTTTAGTGATTCCTCCCAAGGAAGAACTTGCACAGTAA
- a CDS encoding GTPase family protein, with protein sequence MLKWFRVSEEQIAQILDRVRSELPTTEALLIGKPQTGKSSIVRGLTGISAEIVGQGFRPHTQHTERYAYPSEDLPLLIFTDTVGLGDVEQDTEQIIEELAQELEGEAVGAKVLILTVKINDFATDSLRQVVQKLRQKYPQVPCLLAITCLHELYPLDVENHPPYPPQFESLQRAASAIEEGFKGDRSLEPDRVILIDFTLEEDGYTPVFYGLEQLRDTLGDLLPEAESRAIYQLLDQGVGKQLGNLYRDVGRRYIAAFSVMAATAAAVPLPFATMPVLTALQASMVGVLGKLYGQTLSVSQAGGLVSAIAGGFVAQAIGRELVKFIPGFGSAIAASWAAAYTFALGETACVYFGDLMGGKKPDPSKIQLVMREAFQGAKERFKNN encoded by the coding sequence ATGCTCAAGTGGTTTAGGGTGAGTGAGGAGCAAATTGCCCAAATTCTGGATCGGGTGCGCTCAGAGTTACCAACGACAGAAGCACTACTGATTGGGAAACCGCAAACGGGGAAAAGTTCGATCGTACGGGGACTAACAGGGATTTCTGCGGAAATAGTCGGTCAAGGTTTCCGTCCCCATACCCAACATACCGAGCGCTATGCTTATCCTTCGGAAGATTTACCCCTACTGATTTTTACAGATACAGTGGGGTTGGGGGATGTCGAGCAGGATACGGAGCAGATTATTGAAGAGTTGGCCCAGGAGTTGGAAGGGGAGGCAGTTGGCGCAAAAGTATTGATTTTAACCGTTAAGATTAATGATTTTGCCACAGATAGTCTGCGTCAAGTGGTGCAAAAACTGCGTCAAAAGTATCCTCAAGTTCCGTGTTTATTGGCAATTACCTGTTTGCATGAGCTGTATCCTCTGGATGTGGAGAATCACCCACCCTATCCTCCACAGTTTGAGTCTTTACAACGGGCAGCTTCTGCCATTGAAGAGGGATTTAAGGGCGATCGCTCCCTGGAACCGGATCGGGTGATTTTGATTGATTTTACCCTTGAGGAAGATGGGTATACGCCGGTATTTTATGGTCTGGAACAATTGCGGGATACTCTGGGGGATTTGCTACCAGAAGCTGAGTCTCGCGCTATTTATCAGCTTTTGGATCAGGGGGTGGGTAAGCAGTTAGGAAACCTCTATCGGGACGTAGGACGGCGATATATTGCTGCATTTTCAGTTATGGCGGCAACGGCTGCGGCGGTTCCTTTGCCCTTTGCGACGATGCCGGTGTTAACGGCATTGCAAGCGTCGATGGTGGGCGTATTGGGTAAACTTTATGGCCAAACCTTGAGCGTGTCTCAGGCGGGAGGACTGGTGAGTGCGATCGCCGGTGGATTTGTGGCCCAAGCCATTGGCCGAGAGTTGGTGAAGTTTATTCCAGGCTTTGGTAGTGCGATCGCCGCATCTTGGGCTGCCGCTTATACGTTTGCATTAGGGGAAACGGCTTGTGTGTATTTTGGCGATTTAATGGGTGGCAAAAAACCCGATCCCAGTAAGATTCAGTTGGTCATGCGCGAAGCGTTTCAAGGAGCAAAGGAACGGTTTAAGAATAATTAA
- the petE gene encoding plastocyanin, whose product MKSMKALARTLVCVAIAILLSVGINLAPAAAETIEVKMGADNGMLSFVPSNIEASPGDTITWINNKLGPHNAVVEGQPKLSQKQLLFKTGDSYTTEIPGDQALGSYTFYCEPHRGAGMQGKLIIK is encoded by the coding sequence ATGAAATCTATGAAAGCTTTAGCTCGAACTCTTGTTTGTGTGGCGATCGCCATCCTTCTGAGTGTTGGCATCAACCTCGCACCAGCCGCGGCAGAGACCATTGAAGTAAAAATGGGTGCTGATAACGGTATGTTGTCCTTTGTTCCCAGTAATATTGAAGCCTCTCCTGGAGATACCATTACTTGGATCAATAACAAGCTTGGCCCTCACAACGCTGTAGTTGAAGGACAACCTAAACTCTCTCAGAAGCAACTTCTGTTTAAAACGGGTGACAGCTACACTACTGAAATCCCTGGCGATCAGGCATTGGGAAGCTACACCTTCTATTGCGAACCCCATCGCGGTGCAGGAATGCAAGGTAAATTGATCATTAAATAG
- a CDS encoding VOC family protein, translating into MHHVSIRTGNIHEAIAFYEILGFEVTERFTTGMTLACWLEGLGGRIELIQIPQPRPAADAFGDEHYTGYYHLSFDLTDSASDLPSWLQDLQAKVTASPHLSPLKVLLAPMQQMIGDRVYEVTFIADTDGLPLEFLRRL; encoded by the coding sequence ATGCACCATGTTTCGATTCGCACGGGTAATATTCATGAGGCGATCGCCTTTTATGAGATCCTGGGATTTGAGGTGACGGAGCGCTTTACTACAGGTATGACGTTAGCCTGTTGGCTGGAAGGGTTAGGGGGACGGATCGAGTTAATCCAGATTCCTCAACCCCGTCCAGCCGCCGATGCCTTTGGGGATGAACACTATACGGGATATTATCATCTGTCGTTTGATTTAACGGATTCGGCTTCGGATTTACCGAGTTGGTTGCAGGATTTACAAGCAAAAGTAACGGCTTCTCCCCATCTATCTCCCCTCAAGGTTTTATTAGCGCCGATGCAACAAATGATTGGCGATCGCGTTTATGAAGTAACATTTATTGCGGATACAGATGGGTTGCCTCTGGAATTTTTACGTCGATTATAG
- a CDS encoding TIGR02652 family protein: MINPVFQYPVFGPEIQCPHCRQTIPALTLTDTYLCPRHGAFESDPKTKELLHIQSGRHWRLWKDQWYRQHTHPDGIRFEIHEGLDRLYTQGYRATRIIIARRYQDLIYSYLERNSTWRNSKDTQPPKLYGLPVEFSPDPSEEPCWEVINFDLEKEPGAPVRYPYFRLFE, encoded by the coding sequence ATGATCAACCCTGTGTTTCAATATCCCGTTTTCGGGCCAGAGATACAGTGTCCTCACTGTCGTCAAACCATTCCAGCGTTGACGTTGACGGATACCTATCTTTGTCCTCGTCATGGCGCGTTTGAATCCGATCCGAAAACTAAAGAGCTACTCCATATCCAGTCTGGCCGTCATTGGCGACTCTGGAAAGACCAATGGTATCGACAACATACCCATCCAGATGGCATTCGCTTTGAGATCCATGAGGGTTTAGACCGGCTTTACACTCAGGGATATCGGGCGACTAGGATTATTATTGCTCGCCGCTATCAGGATTTAATTTATTCTTATTTAGAGCGCAATTCGACTTGGCGCAATAGTAAAGATACCCAACCCCCTAAATTATATGGATTGCCGGTTGAATTTAGTCCCGACCCGTCGGAGGAACCGTGCTGGGAAGTGATTAATTTTGATTTGGAGAAGGAACCGGGCGCACCAGTACGTTATCCTTATTTCCGTTTGTTTGAGTAA
- a CDS encoding gamma carbonic anhydrase family protein codes for MSPSETPFPTYWELPDTSPAAFIASNATLVGNVQLGLGSSVWYGAVLRGDVERIDIGDYTNIQDGAILHGDPGKPTILEDYVTVGHRAVIHSATIGRGSLIGIGAIILDGVTVGEGSIVGAGAVVTKDVAPFSLVVGMPAKRSRELSKEQADDLIKHAQKYYQLALVHANKGTDIGFTAPE; via the coding sequence ATGAGTCCTTCTGAAACCCCGTTTCCCACCTACTGGGAACTCCCCGATACTTCCCCAGCAGCCTTTATTGCCTCGAATGCTACCCTAGTCGGTAACGTTCAATTAGGCTTAGGCTCTAGTGTTTGGTATGGCGCAGTGCTTCGGGGCGATGTGGAACGGATTGATATTGGAGACTATACTAATATCCAAGATGGAGCTATTTTACACGGAGATCCAGGTAAACCTACGATTCTAGAAGACTATGTTACTGTGGGCCATCGAGCTGTCATTCATAGTGCTACCATCGGCCGAGGATCTTTAATTGGTATTGGGGCCATTATTCTGGATGGCGTAACCGTGGGTGAAGGCTCTATTGTCGGTGCAGGAGCAGTGGTAACTAAAGATGTCGCGCCCTTTTCTCTGGTGGTGGGAATGCCTGCGAAGCGATCGCGAGAACTCTCGAAAGAGCAAGCTGATGATTTAATTAAACATGCCCAGAAATATTATCAGTTAGCCCTAGTTCACGCCAACAAAGGAACAGATATCGGATTTACTGCCCCTGAATAG
- a CDS encoding sulfite exporter TauE/SafE family protein codes for MTSIQIIFLASGGLFAGILAGFLGIGGGTVLVPLLTTLGYSPVESVATSSLSILITASSGTVQNWRMGYLKLSQVLLLGLPAIITAQFGSIFADRIPSHLLLFSFGLLLLLNLYLVQVRKNITQNQLTIEKPKFNPTFARMITGSIAGVMAGFLGVGGGVIMVPLQILWLGETIKDAVRISLGVIVLTSLSACIGHALQNNVVPLAGILLGTGGLVGAQISTRFLPKLDDQVITFCFRLLLALLAIYVFWQAWLQWTIQGQ; via the coding sequence ATGACATCCATTCAAATTATTTTCTTAGCCAGTGGAGGACTCTTTGCCGGAATTCTAGCCGGTTTTTTAGGCATTGGTGGGGGAACGGTTTTAGTGCCCCTATTAACGACATTAGGGTATTCCCCCGTAGAATCTGTTGCCACCAGTAGCCTCTCCATTTTAATTACTGCCAGTTCGGGAACCGTGCAAAACTGGCGCATGGGTTATTTAAAATTATCTCAAGTCTTACTCTTAGGATTACCCGCAATTATTACTGCTCAATTCGGGAGTATTTTTGCCGATCGCATTCCCTCCCATCTCCTCCTATTTTCGTTCGGCCTTCTCCTACTGCTCAACCTCTACTTAGTGCAAGTCCGCAAGAACATTACCCAAAACCAACTCACCATTGAGAAACCCAAGTTTAATCCCACCTTTGCGAGAATGATTACCGGATCGATCGCCGGAGTTATGGCGGGATTTTTAGGCGTAGGAGGAGGAGTCATTATGGTTCCCTTACAAATTTTATGGCTCGGCGAAACCATTAAAGATGCCGTTCGCATCAGTTTAGGGGTGATTGTCCTCACCTCCCTATCCGCTTGTATCGGTCATGCACTGCAAAATAATGTGGTTCCCTTAGCTGGAATTTTATTGGGAACCGGGGGATTAGTGGGGGCACAAATCAGTACCCGATTTTTGCCCAAATTGGACGATCAAGTGATTACATTTTGCTTTCGTCTACTGTTGGCACTATTGGCGATTTATGTCTTTTGGCAAGCATGGCTTCAGTGGACTATTCAGGGGCAGTAA